Proteins from a genomic interval of Xanthomonas sp. AM6:
- the minE gene encoding cell division topological specificity factor MinE, whose protein sequence is MGLFDFLKAKKTTAETAKNRLQIIIAQERNHRGGPDYLPLLQRELLEVIKKYVNIDADAVKVDLVKDGEHDVLDISVALPEGPTP, encoded by the coding sequence ATGGGACTATTCGACTTCCTCAAGGCCAAGAAGACCACCGCCGAGACCGCCAAGAACCGCCTGCAGATCATCATCGCGCAGGAACGCAACCACCGCGGCGGCCCGGATTACCTGCCGCTGCTGCAGCGCGAACTGCTGGAAGTGATCAAGAAGTACGTCAACATCGACGCCGACGCGGTCAAGGTGGACCTGGTCAAGGACGGCGAACACGACGTGCTCGACATCTCGGTGGCGCTGCCGGAAGGGCCGACGCCCTGA
- a CDS encoding HAMP domain-containing sensor histidine kinase has product MPLRTGLRQRITLWLVGYAALLSLAVFVHGYIVNDQAEQLTWRSLLSSELEHFLARSAVDPDYRWIDTRTVSLYGDEGGEPLPPTVAALAPGLHDDVPLDGRDKVVLVQDVHGRRLALSLDITELQKHEENLALWMLLSNVVAVLLLGALVAWGLGRVVQPLTDMAHRIGSLRPDRPGQRIEAHPRASAEQVVIAEALNDYLLRNDLFVERERAFIDSASHELRTPVAVIGGAAELALEQPDIPPSARNQLLRIRRTAGGVGQLISLLLVLAKDPARLARGSDLVRLDQLLPDIVEDHRHLCADKRLQLALAPLPPCEVLAPLAIVQAAIGNLLRNAIENSDQGVIQIAMPAPGVVRIDDPGHGMAPEEISAIYMRMARGGGGREGSGIGLDLIARLCEHLGWSLQLDSDAGQGTRATLDLSSALKDRGAV; this is encoded by the coding sequence ATGCCGCTTAGGACCGGACTGCGGCAACGCATCACCCTGTGGCTGGTCGGCTATGCCGCGCTGCTGTCGCTGGCGGTGTTCGTGCATGGCTACATCGTCAACGACCAGGCCGAGCAACTGACCTGGCGCTCGCTGCTGAGCTCGGAACTGGAACATTTCCTGGCGCGCAGCGCGGTCGATCCGGACTACCGCTGGATCGACACCCGCACCGTGAGCCTGTACGGCGACGAAGGCGGCGAGCCGTTGCCGCCGACGGTGGCGGCGCTGGCGCCGGGCCTGCACGACGACGTGCCGCTGGACGGTCGCGACAAGGTGGTGCTGGTGCAGGACGTGCACGGCCGGCGCCTGGCGCTGTCGCTGGACATCACCGAGCTGCAGAAGCACGAAGAGAACCTGGCGCTGTGGATGCTGTTGTCCAACGTGGTCGCGGTGCTGCTGCTCGGCGCGCTGGTGGCCTGGGGCCTGGGCCGGGTGGTGCAGCCGCTCACCGACATGGCGCACCGCATCGGCAGCCTGCGCCCGGACCGGCCCGGCCAGCGCATCGAGGCGCATCCGCGCGCCAGCGCCGAGCAGGTGGTGATCGCCGAGGCGTTGAACGACTACCTGCTGCGCAACGACCTGTTCGTCGAACGCGAGCGCGCCTTCATCGACAGCGCCAGCCACGAGCTGCGCACGCCGGTGGCGGTGATCGGCGGCGCCGCCGAACTGGCGCTGGAGCAGCCCGACATCCCGCCCAGCGCGCGCAACCAGCTGCTGCGCATCCGCCGCACCGCCGGCGGCGTCGGCCAATTGATCTCGCTGCTGCTGGTATTGGCCAAGGATCCGGCGCGGCTGGCGCGCGGCAGCGATCTGGTGCGGCTGGACCAGCTGCTGCCGGACATCGTCGAGGACCACCGCCACCTGTGCGCCGACAAGCGCCTGCAGCTGGCGCTGGCGCCATTGCCGCCGTGCGAGGTGCTGGCACCGCTGGCGATCGTGCAGGCGGCGATCGGCAACCTGCTGCGCAATGCGATCGAGAACAGCGACCAGGGCGTCATCCAGATCGCGATGCCGGCGCCGGGCGTGGTGCGCATCGACGACCCCGGCCACGGCATGGCGCCGGAGGAGATCAGCGCGATCTACATGCGCATGGCCCGCGGCGGCGGCGGCCGCGAGGGCAGCGGCATCGGCTTGGACCTGATCGCGCGCCTGTGCGAACACCTGGGCTGGTCGCTGCAACTGGACTCGGACGCCGGGCAGGGCACGCGCGCGACACTGGACCTGAGTTCGGCGTTGAAGGATCGCGGCGCGGTGTGA
- the minD gene encoding septum site-determining protein MinD: protein MAEIIVVTSGKGGVGKTTTSASLACGLARRGKKVAVIDFDVGLRNLDLIMGCERRVVYDFVNVVHGEATLKQSLIKDKRFDNLYVLAASQTRDKDALTQDGVEKVLKDLAADGFDYIVCDSPAGIEKGAFLAMYFADRAVVVVNPEVSSVRDSDRIIGLLDSKTRKAEEGQTVPAFLLLTRYSPGRVEGGEMLSITDVEEVLGLKAIGVIPESGDVLNASNKGEPVILDGESPAGQAYDDAVARIMGEDRPMRFISVEKKGFFTKLFGG from the coding sequence TTGGCTGAAATTATCGTAGTCACCTCCGGCAAGGGCGGCGTCGGCAAGACCACCACCAGCGCGAGCCTGGCCTGCGGGCTGGCGCGACGCGGCAAGAAGGTCGCGGTGATCGACTTCGACGTGGGCCTGCGCAACCTCGACCTGATCATGGGCTGCGAGCGCCGGGTGGTGTACGACTTCGTCAACGTGGTGCATGGCGAGGCCACGCTCAAGCAGTCGCTGATCAAGGACAAGCGCTTCGACAACCTGTACGTGCTGGCCGCCTCGCAGACCCGCGACAAGGACGCGCTGACCCAGGACGGCGTGGAGAAGGTGCTCAAGGACCTGGCCGCCGACGGCTTCGACTACATCGTCTGCGATTCGCCGGCCGGCATCGAGAAGGGCGCGTTCCTGGCGATGTACTTCGCCGACCGCGCGGTGGTGGTGGTCAACCCGGAAGTGTCCTCGGTGCGCGACTCCGACCGCATCATCGGCCTGCTCGACTCCAAGACCCGCAAGGCCGAGGAAGGCCAGACCGTGCCGGCGTTCCTGCTGCTGACCCGCTACAGCCCGGGCCGGGTGGAAGGCGGCGAGATGCTCAGCATCACCGATGTGGAGGAAGTGCTGGGGCTGAAGGCGATCGGCGTGATCCCCGAGTCCGGCGACGTGCTCAACGCCTCCAACAAGGGCGAGCCGGTGATCCTGGACGGCGAGTCCCCGGCCGGCCAGGCCTACGACGACGCGGTCGCCCGGATCATGGGCGAAGACCGCCCGATGCGCTTCATCTCCGTGGAGAAGAAGGGCTTCTTCACCAAGTTGTTCGGAGGGTGA